gagataaaaatgttttctaatccatgaagaatttgtttttcctgacaGAGCAAATTGAATCTATCatcttttcaaaggaaaagaacttttatttttattaaagtagAATAAAGGAATTTCAAGTACCGTGGTTCTGaaagttatttcagaaataagatCATCATGGTTTTATCTTAGTGCATCTTCAGCACTTCATGTGGAATGGCATTGCATCATCTCAATCAAATCATAGGCAAACCACACTCAATTTTCATCCCTAAAACTTGCTTAGCTAAGtccattttctgctgcagtaAATATCACAGCTTCTTCTCTACCCAGTCTCACCAACCTGAAGTAATTTTCAGATCTTGCTGTAAAATTAATCAGAGACAAAATCCTGTAATCTCTTCCATCACTGAAATGTTCCCTTTCTGAGGACAGGAACTTCCATCCTACCCTGTATTCCTTATCTCTGTTAGATCCTCTTTCCCAGCCACCTTGATCCCACCTGGAGGCTTACAAAACCCACCAGTAGGATTTATAAAAAAGTTCTTGCCTTCTTCAGTCCTTTTTGCTCAAGCAAAGTTCCTTCAGCATTGCCAAAGCTCTGCTGGAGGGGAAAACTGAGCACATCCAGGGACATCCAGAGAACTCCTCTGTGGCCATGCATACCAACAGAAACAGATATTCTGTGTGCTGCCCAATTAGAGTAAGAAATAGAAGAATATTACACTAGACAAGCTGTGCACTGGAGAAAACTCCAGGTACAAAACTATATTCCGCAAATTACTCCATCTCCTATAATAAACACATTTACTTTCATAAATAGCTTTGTGCTGCATTCTGTGGGACCCAAAGCAATAAAGACTCCTTGTTGTGATCAACAACAGGCCCCTGTACACAGAGGCCATTTAAAAATCTCTCTCAGCAGTTTCATCTTTCCTGTTCCCTGCCAGCTTTTCCTGTGTATCACAATAAGCTGCAAATTTGCACTTCTGGGGGACTGTTTCTACTTTATAGGCTCTGCATCTGTCACCcattttcatctgaaaacatTCCCTTCAGAGGCCTCCTTGCATGCAGTTCCTCTGGAACTCTGAGCACACTTCCATCCATTTCCCTCTGCAAGAAAGAAGGACAGGAAAGAGGTAATTTTCAGCATCATCCAATTCCAATGGTTTCAAATCCATCTCCAGCCCTCTGTGCTAGCTGGTGATGTATGTTTCACTGCAGTCTCCAGGGATTTCAGAAGCATATCTAAACTTAACATCTCTCAttattttgagggaaaaaacccaacatgaCTTTTATGCAAAGAAGAGTTAAATTAAGCAGCTTGGCCAACAGCTATTGCTGAAGTTTCTGAtggagacagaaaatgaaatggaacAAAAGGAACATCCAAAACAACACAATTAAAGCCTTAATTCAGACTTGTTAACTAAAAATGGTGCATTTCAGAtatcagtgttttgttttgaaaattgaaCCTGCATAGaaggagagctctgcagtgctctgtTTGCAGCCACTGACAAGCACAGAGTTCACAGCAGCCCCCACAGGCAGCCTCTGATCCCAGCAACAGTTTGGGAATCCTGGAAAGATTTGCAACATGAAGGGAAAGTGAGAGTCACACACATTTCTTAGAACCTGAGAATCTCCCACCTAGAAAGCAGCTTATTATCAAACACTAGCCATAATTAAATACAGCAAGCTGCCTCTCTAAACTGAAAACGTCCATCAAATGTGCACCAtggaaaatctgttttctaCAGGACAAACCACAAATCAAACACGACAGAAAACTGTCGAGTCTGAATAAATTATCATACAGTTATTACAGCTGTCACCTATCACAGAATCAGAACAGTTTATGTTGGACAGCACCTTAAAAATCACCTTGTTCCAACACACTTCCATAGATTGAGTTGGGAAATTTAAAGTGTGGATGCTCAAAAGTGGAAGGCAAATTACATTAATCACCTTCCTGTTGAAAGCCCCCACAAAATTTTACCTAGTTCctttatttattgaaaaagtTCTGTTCAAACATTTAGTTTCAAggaatattgtttttaaaacatgcataagggaaaaacaaaattctaaACTACGTCATACTTTTactataagaaaaatatttattttttgaacaTACTTGTCAAATGAAAAATCAAGGTGTGCAACCGCAGCTGGAAGAGTTTGAAAGCCATGTGAAATAAGTAACTTTTGCCACAAACTGCAGAAAACCCCCAGAACCACCACTCACACATCTGCACTCTTCCAAAATCCCCACTGTTGCTGCATGGGTTTTCATTCCATGCAATTCCCTGTAATCTCCATTTATCCTTACCACTGCACTTCTCTACCCAGAGCTTCAACCATTAAACTGAAATATGAACCAAAAAATACGTTTGACTCTCTTGAAAAAATTAAGAAGGCAGAGGCAGGAAGGGTGGAAGAGAAATTACATAGAAAAATATCGATGTCTTGTCAAACTTCCTCTGCCTGGCAGTCTAACTAAGCTGTGTGTGCATTTCTAAGCACTTAGACCCACAATCCCCAGAGgggaaaagcagttttattgctgtttgAGGGGGCAGGCTTTGCACCTGAGTGTTTTTTAGGTGTTCACTGGCTACACACCCTGGGATACAATTTCAATGGAGCAAGGATAAGTTTACACTGAAGAGGAACTACCACCACTAAGAATTGTGTGTGCAAAGCATGCAGAGACCTTAAAAGTCAAGATTTTCTTTAACAGCACCAGCCaagccaaacagaaaaaaaatgcaacatcaGTGAGATTCACATACTCAAGACATTTGAAAAGAGGAGCATGAAATGTgcaccatttaaaaataacatccAGCAGCTCATGGGGCACTTATCCAACAGGGGATGGAGGGACTGGAAAAACCCACGGAGTGCACggagcagagcagccaaggCACAAGGCACTGCCTTGGGACtgtgggcagtgcccagggaagggatgggcaggaagaggctgcagagctggagccatGGGACGTTAAACCCCAGTAAATTTTTTCCTACTAAAACTGTTAGTATTAGTACAagacattaattaaaaattgacttaattttttctttatgagtgaaataaataaataaattgaaagcATTTCTATGAAATGGATCCTTAAGATTTTTCCTACTTCAGTCAATGTCAACAAATGAGCAAAACAAGAACTTTAAATTGCTGTGTCAGGAAACAATGAAGAATTAGATTCTGGGCAAGAAAAATTTTACTTAAACTTAATAATTGGCAATGTTGAACTGATTTGTTAACTCAAGCACAGACACCTATAACTCACTGAAATTCACCAATCTGGGTTTTCAATCCAAATATTTGAACATTCCTagctatgtttttttttttttcctttcagcttgATTTAATATAAACAACAGCACCAAAATGTTCATTACAATTCATAGTAAACCCAGAGTATTGGATGACAAGGTAGCTAAAAATCAACAGAGTTAAAATAGcaattttcaaattaagaatGCAGGAACATAGCTCAAATGCCTCCACAGCCAAAGGAGAGCTCTCATAAAACCCTTAAGggctttttacttttatttaaaacacaaaggaTTAGCTTTCTAAAGCTTCTTTCGGAATTTAATTGGGCAAGTATAACTTTTAAAGTAGTCCATctgcctggagcacagcagctgtgatgGGGAGAATGCTGCTGCAATATTTGGATAAATTCTCAAACAAAACCGTTAAAAGTCTCTGGTAATTAGTGGGTGAAATGAGAACTCAGAACTTGGCACTGGAATGTTGTTTACTGGGATTCTAGATTCCACTGCACAACCAGCACAGAGATTCCCATGACTTCATGAATATCACAAAAGTAAAATCTGGTATTaaaacacatatttattttctcaatatATTATATGACATTTTCTGTCTGCAATGGAATAATCCAACACTCATTTTGTTCTAAAAATTTATAATAGAGTAATATCACACTATTACTTTGCTTAAATTATATTACAGTGCCTAAGTGTTACATGATGCTGCATAACAGTTTGCTACATTCTGTAACAAGATCTTTCCCACTGCACCAATCTCCTCAATTCTTGTAAATTAAATATGGTAAAATCTGTGCAATTCTTATATAAAAGGTTCTGAGCTAATGGAAGTAGTAAGGCTAATGAAATGGCCAGTGAATTAACAGGGAACAGGATTACTAGTAAATTACCACTGTACTGGGAATTTAGCTGCAATCTTGTACTCAAATCTGAACACTTGAAAATGaataactaaaaaaagaaaaaaaaattttgactttttttcaaACCTCAACTTTCCTCCAAATTGAGAACTCACATTTGTATTGTTCAGTTCTGGATATTGCATCCATAACAGGATTTAGTGGCCATTCTCAAATCTAATTTCTTAAGTTTTAAGACCTGCATTTGGGACCAGATTTAGGCGTATGATATTATGTATCTgttctatataaatatatatattcattttttgagcattgtattttatatgaaaaaaaccttAAGCCAGTTGAAAAtgctaaaacatttttcagtttctgtacAAGTGTCTCATTGCCAAAGTTACAGAAGCAGTGATGTTGGGAAGTGCCtaggagcagcagcaaatcaCACCGTTTGCCACTTTGCTCAGCTACAACTgttgtctttttatttccaggaaACGCTTGCTGCTATTCTGCTTTCTCTGGTTATTCAGCCTGGACCTCTGTCCTGTCTACAGAACTGAGGCAACCCCTTGGACACGATCTGCCTTGTGCTTGCAAGAATGGCAGTAACAGCTACACATCAATAACTTCTCACTGAATCCCACTGGATGCTGTATTTTGCCCTGGTCATAAGTGGTGACATTTGCTGTACCTCTTTGGGAAGATTAGTTTCAACTGGACATTAAAAAGATGGCCGAAGAAGAAAAACTATCTCTAAAGAAAACAATTCAGTTTGGTATTTATGGATATATTCCATCAGTACAACTAGGcatcagaaatgaaaatgccCCCAGAAGTTATTGTGCTTGTTTAGAcaacatgcaaataaaacacatgTGACTGgtccatcagaaaaaaaaaaaaagctggatcCCTAATGGAGAGCTGCTGTCAAATGAGAGCCTCTGGGAAAGCCATAGACTCAACTTTACCTTTAAATTAGTTAACTGAAACAGCCTGTTGCAATTTTGTAATATGAAGATCATGTTAGCTGCAGGTAAAAggatttctgcatttctgagcTACAAGAAATCTTTccttaaattttatatttaatttatcttAGTTTTGTTCTAATCAGCAATTAAATTTGAAAGAGGATCCCTAAAGAGAACATGCCAGTTGAAAATCTACGTAATACCAAGGAGAAGAATGATAAGCTTCAAGAGTAAGGTGTTAATTTGTGTCTTAGAAACAATATTAACTTACAGGTCAAATGTCAAATGAAATGGGTCGCAAAGAAACACGTTACTTACAGACTTTAAGTTGTGATTCAATGGCCcagcaaaacatgaaaatgcGACCAGTGCTACTGAAGAGGAACAGTCTGGACTCAGCAGATTTTATGAGACACCCCCAGCACCGCAGGACCAAATCCCAGCAAGTCCGGTTCAAGGATGATGGTGTCAGCaccaaggcagagctggaggccaATGCTGCCCGAGACACAGCACTCACTActggaaaaactgaaatatttaggGATCACAATTTTTTGCTAACTCAGTCTCCAACTTTTCCAAGGGCTCAGAAGGGGCTTCGGAATATTGCCATACAAACTTCTCCCAGCCTCAGGAAACACTTCcctgtttttaaaaggaaaaagctgaCAGTAAGCAAATCGCTGACAGAAAtgccagcagagcctgcaaACTCTATCCAGGTAAATGGCACCCTTTGTGAACCAGACATTCTGTCCTCAGAGCTCTGCTACTTGAGGATAAGTCATGACTTGGAGGATGGATGCAGGAATAGTGAGGTGGGCTTGGGTCAGAGGTCATCAAAAGCACAAACCAATGGACCGAGGTACTCGGGTGATTTCTCAGTGTCAGACAAGACAACTGCGTCTACACAGGTGCCTGAATACATTCATGTGAGTTTCCCACAGGACAGAAACGTTCCCCTGGACGCACCAGACACAACCACAGCTTCAAGTAATTCACTGCATTCTTCTACTGTCATCAACAGCAACGAAAGTCATGAAAACAGCACACTGTCATCTGATTCTGACAGAGCAGAGCCTTGCCTGAGCAATTCTGTGAGCTGCAGTGAATGTAACCCCcactctgctgctcctgaagTGGAGAAAAGCGATTCTGAGCCGCCTGCAGCCAGCAAAGATGCCAGCAGTAAGGAAACCACTCCAGTGTCACCCCCATCAAATCACAGCTCATCTCCCTGTTTCCTCAGAGACTGTCACCAGGCAGGAGAGCACAAGCCAGGTTCCAGCTGTGTGACATTACCACGTGATGATTGCCCACCAGTGTCGCTGCCCAGCAGCAATGCATCCAAACCATGTCTGTCATGTAATACTGAGATCCAGAAAAATTCCACCCAGTCAGATGTTTCCCAGTGTAACAGCTGTTTAGAAGGATTTCACATAAAGTCTTATCCGCCAAGGAATGAAGTAAACCCGCAAAGCAACAAAGAGATTAATGAAATTAATCAAATTCACTTGGCACATGGAGAACTCTGTGCCCTACAAGGCAGGCTGCAGTCTGTAGAGGAATCCTTGCAGTCCAACCAGGAGAAGATTAAAGTCCTTTTGAATGTAATCCAAGACCTGGAAAAATCCAGAGCCCTCAGTGAAGGGTATGGTTCATTTTTAATATCAGTAATTCATCAGAAGTGTAAAGTAGATATTAGCATTCTTTTAACCTTTGCTACTGAAAAACACAGCTCTTCTGATATTTAAAGATGAGTCGGCAAAAATGTATCTTGCACCCTCTTTGTGATGTTTGGGCCTCAGCAGAGAAGCAAGTCCTTTTATAGCTTGCCTTTAGCTGACACTGCCTTTACAAAATGCAGTGCAAGACCCAGCTTAACAACTCccttttttatttacatttaggGTGTTCAAAGCATGACAAGGTCAGACACACACCAAGTGCCAGGCTGAGGACTAAGGACAGAGATGTGAAGGCTGTCAGCAAGTGCTCACTTCAGGCTCTCAGATTTCAGAGTGGCTCCCTTCTCACCCCCATAACAATGTTAAAAACCCTGTATTTATTGTCACTATGGTGACTGTGCCAAAGCTACAAGCAGTATTCATGCATTATTATgcattataaataataataataccaTAAATGCTACTAACATCTAAAGATTAGACAAagttaaaatagaattttaaatatttttatgctcaAAACAGGTTTCAGAATATCCTAATAGAGCTTTCCAAGCTATCAACAGCATCTCTTACTTACAGTAATTGCATCTAGGACACACTTTAAAGTCTATTTTGTTGTAAAGTAGTATATCCTTCAAACAACTTATCTttgaaaaactcagaaaaaaagcaagggaATAAAGgttccatttcatttttaaagaaaaaagaacacgAAGAGACTATGCTACCATAAATTTAATCTTTAGCACAGGCATCTATCTCATGCAG
This is a stretch of genomic DNA from Vidua chalybeata isolate OUT-0048 chromosome 15, bVidCha1 merged haplotype, whole genome shotgun sequence. It encodes these proteins:
- the INSYN2B gene encoding protein INSYN2B, encoding MAQQNMKMRPVLLKRNSLDSADFMRHPQHRRTKSQQVRFKDDGVSTKAELEANAARDTALTTGKTEIFRDHNFLLTQSPTFPRAQKGLRNIAIQTSPSLRKHFPVFKRKKLTVSKSLTEMPAEPANSIQVNGTLCEPDILSSELCYLRISHDLEDGCRNSEVGLGQRSSKAQTNGPRYSGDFSVSDKTTASTQVPEYIHVSFPQDRNVPLDAPDTTTASSNSLHSSTVINSNESHENSTLSSDSDRAEPCLSNSVSCSECNPHSAAPEVEKSDSEPPAASKDASSKETTPVSPPSNHSSSPCFLRDCHQAGEHKPGSSCVTLPRDDCPPVSLPSSNASKPCLSCNTEIQKNSTQSDVSQCNSCLEGFHIKSYPPRNEVNPQSNKEINEINQIHLAHGELCALQGRLQSVEESLQSNQEKIKVLLNVIQDLEKSRALSEGRNFYHTGQDLNNCSTCQNTACIIYSVEYDFRQQEGRFHQILETLDNAEQNPASASPQKPPPDPPAPEKKELRRKTKKVKRKCFWWI